One genomic region from Sparus aurata chromosome 15, fSpaAur1.1, whole genome shotgun sequence encodes:
- the LOC115596846 gene encoding 5-hydroxytryptamine receptor 1D, giving the protein MDDQGGSWSSLQAPAAVNASWTQGAGPGVSRRAQLVLEILMVLMCLGAVTGNILVIVIVAATKTFHSVTSVLIMNLAISDLLVGVGVMPFVALSVMNRGWVDFTDLCLYVGYTSSVYCTASVLTLAAIALDRYHSIMDCLRYSSRCTLWRTCAVVLWIWLQALVTSCPPLLGWSSVSFVSPMYSCAVNWASSPSYTAFMAALSYLIPAVVILFCYVNIVKVARSHARRIHTLEDSVQRSRSSNSSLAQSDSSHQHCGGLQGPSRLIYHVSGRFVSEVSGEEGGYISPALPESTTEQNNPSPRRLLSFLAQSASQPPLQNSQQHNHGVVRLFLVIAAFFLCWTPYIGVALLQATETAISGQSSLVPPSAVTFSYWLVLLNSDINPLLYALLSKRFQGALQGLRQKIRARLGSVVGRGGEETRAEGEDGRTSDPCTLTTTHPSPPSSSSATLPCDSNRYSSSIFTVSTDFTQNTEEHLCKVCHHENNSVWQDAGADRRVDCLHVPSRPQEGSRLPFSALTQERQATFFYGQITVTVEHDVC; this is encoded by the exons ATGGATGACCAGGGCGGCTCCTGGTCGTCTCTGCAGGCGCCAGCGGCGGTCAACGCGAGCTGGACGCAGGGCGCAGGGCCAGGAGTGTCCCGGCGGGCTCAGCTGGTCCTGGAGATCCTCATGGTGCTGATGTGTCTGGGCGCAGTGACAG GTAATATTCTTGTCATCGTCATCGTGGCTGCGACCAAGACTTTCCACTCGGTGACGTCGGTGCTGATCATGAACCTGGCCATCAGCGACCTCCTGGTGGGTGTCGGCGTGATGCCCTTTGTCGCTCTCTCCGTCATGAACCGCGGATGGGTGGATTTCACT GACCTCTGTTTGTACGTGGGTTACACCTCCTCTGTGTACTGCACAGCCTCTGTCCTGACATTAGCCGCCATCGCCCTCGACCGCTACCACTCCATCATGGACTGCCTGCGCTACAGCTCCCGCTGCACCCTGTGGAGGACCTGCGCTGTGGTCCTGTGGATCTGGCTGCAGGCTCTGGTCACCAGCTGCCCTCCCCTTCTGGGCTGGAGCTCTGTCAGCTTTGTGTCTCCCATGTACAGCTGCGCGGTGAACTGGGCCAGCAGTCCCAGCTACACCGCCTTCATGGCCGCTCTCTCCTACCTCATCCCGGCAGTGGTCATCCTCTTCTGCTACGTGAACATTGTGAAGGTGGCCCGCAGCCACGCCAGGAGGATCCACACACTGGAGGACTCTGTCCAGCGCAGCAGGAGTTCAAACTCGTCCCTCGCACAGAGTGATTCCTCTCATCAGCACTGCGGGGGCCTGCAGGGCCCCTCCAGGCTGATCTACCATGTAAGTGGACGGTTTGTGTCCGAGGTCAGCGGAGAAGAGGGGGGTTACATCAGCCCTGCTCTCCCCGAGTCTACCACAGAGCAGAATAATCCTTCACCCAGGCGTTTGCTCTCCTTCCTGGCCCAGAGCGCCTCCCAGCCTCCCCTGCAGAACTCCCAGCAGCACAATCACGGAGTGGTGCGTCTCTTCCTGGTCATCGCAGCCTTCTTCCTCTGCTGGACCCCTTACATCGGCGTGGCACTGCTTCAGGCCACAGAGACCGCAATCTCAGGCCAGTCCAGCCTCGTCCCACCCTCTGCGGTCACCTTCTCGTACTGGCTGGTGCTGCTGAACTCTGACATCAACCCGCTGCTGTACGCTCTGCTCAGCAAGCGCTTCCAGGGCGCTCTCCAGGGACTGAGGCAGAAAATAAGAGCGCGCCTGGGGAGCGTGGTGGGCCGGGGGGGAGAGGAGACGAGGGCGGAGGGGGAGGACGGCAGGACCAGCGACCCCTGCACCCTGACCACCACCCATCCTAGTCCACCCTCCTCCAGTTCGGCGACTTTACCCTGCGACAGCAACAGGTATTCCTCCTCTATTTTCACCGTAAGCACCGACttcacacagaacacagaggagCACCTGTGCAAAGTCTGTCACCACGAAAATAACTCGGTGTGGCAAGATGCTGGGGCCGACAGGAGGGTGGACTGCCTGCACGTCCCCTCTCGGCCACAAGAGGGCAGCAGACTACCTTTCTCTGCGCTCACCCAGGAGCGCCAGGCCACTTTCTTCTACGGCCAGATAACAGTGACAGTGGAGCACGATGTTTGTTAG
- the LOC115596845 gene encoding FERM domain-containing protein 6, which yields MSTSIKQERTICVLLPNKDQLDITIGLKSTGQDVFNRVAELLGIKELHFFGLTVVKDNEHIFLDMEEKLTKYFPKEWKQDSVKGLQKRPLPLVLFLKVQYYIENGRLLCERKARNLYYSDVRERVLHSECRQQEEVYFQLAGYAMQADLGDHPPPREDMEITPYFEPKLYFPPWIIAKRGVNYLLCHGPKVHQELWGMSTRDAILLFIRESCRLEDVPVTFYRLQKDKKAERGTALLGLTLRGMQVYQEVNNIRQMLYDFPWTNVGRLTFLGKKFEIQPDGLPSARKLVYYTGSSFRSRHLLLHLSNSHRIYRSLQPALKHLRQLEESEEKKRYRESYISDDLDLDPPGSESSPGLSRHSTSSSGIEADARQHSISTEMASMEEEGQRRAEKCFSSAASRGSSCTSGFDAGSKARMEDEGWQEEEIKADIVNPKGVFVDDTDEMFQLADLLEGVSVDCAELPSETNSSESKVFPADSDENLRLRNEDMLKQVMKSRAQVCVDRHSHSLDDVRLFPPPAPLGRTLPPDSSHSYTFGLPDASVNTKNPVDPSHYPLLHSQNKPSFYGRRSTNCLSLDMLGDEQFLEFIL from the exons ATGTCCACCTCGATAAAGCAGGAGAGAACCatttgtgttctcctccccAACAAAGACCAGCTGGACATCACTATTGGG ctgaAGTCCACAGGGCAAGATGTTTTTAATCGTGTGGCAGAGCTTCTTGGAATCAAAGAGCTGCACTTCTTTGGCCTCACAGTGGTGAAGG ACAATGAGCACATATTTTTAGACATGGAGGAGAAACTGACCAAGTACTTTCCTAAGGAATGGAAGCAAGATTCAGTAAAG GGACTACAGAAGAGACCGCTGCCTCTAGTGCTCTTCCTCAAAGTGCAGTACTACATAGAAAATGGCAGACTCCTTTG TGAACGAAAGGCACGGAATCTCTACTACTCTGACGTGCGGGAACGGGTGCTTCACTCCGAGTGTcgtcagcaggaggaggtgtACTTCCAGCTGGCAGGTTACGCCATGCAGGCTGACCTCGGTGACCATCCCCCGCCCAGGGAAGATATGGAGATCACTCCTTACTTTGAACCCAAGCTGTACTTTCCCCCCTGG ATTATAGCTAAGCGTGGCGTAAACTATCTCCTCTGCCATGGGCCCAAGGTGCATCAGGAGCTGTGGGGCATGTCTACTCGTGATGCCATCCTGCTCTTCATCAGGGAGTCGTGTCGGCTGGAGGATGTACCCGTCACGTTTTACAGACTGCAAAAG GACaaaaaggcagagagaggaacGGCGTTGCTCGGTCTGACCCTGCGAGGAATGCAGGTTTATCAg GAGGTGAACAACATTCGACAGATGCTGTACGACTTCCCCTGGACAAACGTGGGACGTCTCACCTTCCTG GGGAAGAAATTCGAGATTCAGCCAGATGGCTTGCCGTCAGCCAGAAAGCTGGTTTACTACACCGGCTCTTCGTTCCGCTCTCGccacctcctcctgcacctgAGCAACAGCCATCGCATCTACAGGAGCCTCCAACCTGCCCTCAAACACCTACGCCAGCTGGAGGAGAGCGAAG AGAAAAAGCGATACAGAGAGTCATACATCAGTGATGATTTGGACTTGGACCCACCAGGCAGTGAGAGCAGCCCTGGCCTCTCCCGACACTCCACCAGCAGCTCTGGAATTGAAGCTGACGCACGCCAACACAGCATTTCCACAGAGATGGCCTCCATGGAGGAAGAAGGTCAGCGGCGAGCGGAGAAGTGTTTTAGCTCAGCAGCCAGCCGTGGAAGCTCTTGCACCTCCGGGTTTGATGCAGGCAGTAAAGCTCGAATGGAAGATGAAGGATGGCAAGAGGAAG AGATCAAGGCTGATATTGTAAATCCAAAGGGGGTTTTTGTGGATGATACTGATGAGATGTTCCAGCTGGCTGATCTTCTTGAAGGAGTGTCAGTGGATTGTGCAGAACTCCCCTCCGAGACGAACTCATCAG AAAGCAAAGTGTTCCCTGCAGACAGTGATGAAAATCTCAGATTACGTAATGAGGATATGTTAAAACAG GTGATGAAATCTAGGGCACAAGTTTGCGTGGATCGGCATAGCCACAGTCTAGATGACGTACGTCTGTTTCCACCTCCGGCACCCCTTGGGAGGACGCTGCCACCTGATTCCTCCCACAGTTACACGTTTGGGCTCCCAGATGCCTCAGTGAACACAAAGAACCCTGTTGATCCCAGTCATTACCCCCTTTTGCACAGCCAAAACAAACCTTCCTTCTATGGCCGCAGGTCTACCAACTGCCTCTCACTGGACATGTTAGGTGACGAACAGTTCCTGGAATTCATACTTTGA
- the tarbp1 gene encoding probable methyltransferase TARBP1 produces MNSVLINAVLSSSPDYGLLFESLSWPSDSWPGTERVEALTAFIEGLGPLLSDSDSTHLSATNRECVKSKIESVIFTRCLPLLSQISAEAGDMRCRESTAAACRLVSVCVPLCDEAVPGRVALSVLPSLRLSEEEVSGPGRFSVEVASEIVAALIPSLSADEQTRLTILTSALSCIKTLPDALVSKITVRLLLTLLNCCSGEGLASILKLILGDLCAWHCTERTAVVTERTLLCLTALSDHLLKPHSLPSSSSSTCDPRPYLQFWMMVQDGLTHRDGVSRKRALYLLKKCVALSEEEGVDCPLSPSVAAEEILFRWAPNRSKLLREFWEDYALVMETLEENQVHVVRPVLNRIDTLIQTTVNDSQASGHDLFHPSWLLCVYQRMFHSENKSLMREGVCHLLELQVLQQPEFAVAFSQFIVGPFMDVLSETSLFYRSVGQSVGDCPELGAKLQVFMATFFSSLPSEHRGRMLLQMIQQLCSKHWCAVPLLFLSMALSKLPTGPLLGVEGLTALREVLRSTMITHQVLLRGAAQCFLLESSLRLTDVSTVTLDDVFSFLMDFRADESLCRGTQIWNKTCSWLLDNEGSFKTMILGADATKKETVRSYVQSEIHNYLRVPASTGHTERLPDPKEADKLARAILLCVDMEGSQPRVEIGNTLETLLSPLLDTLSRVSTNIYLPVRKSDKSLQLVLRLFQLGRTPSCQHAGKQQVDNLMVAMETLILKLVDPIQEFILRRLFGELQELFDVERAELYLCVLRQLAVMYSSSPQHRSKMQQIYFPKLVKHSLEVLQEPSQQILSVANQVARAVAMASLAMVCGLVEQEVIDMGSETISGLKSLNDYFYCPVSSPSLGNFNKRLQRPQTVDGSGDVGVQGPLLQEWGCIAANFMRDQWICLSFLIKAVGIPESVETSRAPEALKAALGCSVEALALLPSDLVLPVLTFMETVLPQLLLIEEALCVEAVTLGWELVQGLTTNAHDFWLALKGFICMAFHHELLQLTESQAPTLVATLKQIATELMELSQSKSGVFGVLLQHCCQTLLPTDGGGGDTADSTFTGVFSHVGILTEACVYGPVFRRDQRLVLDVQTYVEQLGEVCAANVAVTSDNRDDQLPRTCVLAFLSRLDSSNPQHQRLMEEIAMDLLKKDNDISKSKVRYYSNSLQHRIKNRVWQTLLLLLPKLREEFVTSLVSRVFEAGFCSNQASVKYLIEWMMILILVRYPQHMDSFWACFSMDHEKTKTSSCTFLSVLVHFSVILPNLQDEASQLRKALDVILQWCFNHNFSVRLYALLALKRVWSLAEVRAGEGAAGLGELSTVIKACLNQAEAMQSTGNANKNWIRIQEHFFFGAFHPISDYSFETIFYTFPSLSEVADDEWIPAWKFERLSCFSESPSFPLRNPSPDLRDLQPGDWIQQDKGEQNKEDRWAEVQKKITPWRLGIQEQEPELQLAPQQRAARLGKLHGALLVVASLIDKPTNLGGLCRTCEIFGASALVLDSLRHVSDKHFQSLSVSSELWLPLLEVKPMELTDFLQLKKSEGYCIVGVEQTANSQSLQDYKFPEKTLLLLGNEREGIPANLLQMLDVCVEIPQQGVIRSLNVHVSAALLIWEYTRQHLSSGPSGADSKRS; encoded by the exons ATGAACTCTGTTTTAATAAACGCGGTCTTGTCCAGCTCTCCTGACTACGGCCTTTTGTTCGAGTCTCTGTCCTGGCCGAGTGACTCATGGCCGGGGACGGAGCGGGTGGAGGCGCTGACTGCTTTCATTGAAGGACTCGGACCACTTCTCTCCGACTCGGACTCGACTCATTTGTCAGCTACGAATAGAGAATGTGTTAAAAGTAAGATTGAGTCGGTGATTTTCACTCGGTGTCTACCTCTTCTCTCTCAAATATCAGCCGAAGCCGGAGACATGCGGTGCAGGGAGAGCACCGCTGCAGCCTGCCGACTTGTGAGCGTctgtgtccctctgtgtgaCGAGGCGGTGCCGGGGCGGGTAGCTCTGTCTGTCCTGCCGTCACTCCGGctgtcagaggaggaggtgtcCGGTCCTGGACGATTCAGCGTTGAGGTTGCCAGTGAGATCGTGGCTGCTCTCATACCCTCACTGTCAGCGGATGAACAGACCAGGCTCACCATCCTGACATCTGCCCTGTCCTGCATCAAAACACTGCCTGATGCGCTGGTCTCCAAAATCACCGTCAGGCTTCTCTTGACCCTCCTGAACTGCTGCAGCGGTGAGGGGTTGGCAAGCATCCTCAAGTTGATCCTGGGTGATCTGTGCGCCTGGCACTGCACTGAGCGCACAGCTGTGGTCACAGAGCGGACGCTGCTGTGTTTGACCGCCCTGTCAGACCACCTGCTGAAGCCTCAcagcctcccctcctcctcctcctccacctgtgatcCTCGTCCGTACCTGCAGTTCTGGATGATGGTCCAGGATGGGCTGACGCACAGAGACGGTGTTTCACGCAAGAGGGCGTTGTACCTGCTTAAAAAGTGCGTGGCCCTGTCAGAAGAAGAGGGGGtggactgtcctctctctccatctgttgcTGCAGAGGAGATCTTGTTCAGATGGGCTCCTAACAGGAGCAAGTTGCTCAGAGAGTTCTGGGAGGACTACGCACTGGTGATggagacactggaggaaaaCCAG GTTCATGTCGTCCGGCCCGTTCTTAACAGAATAGACACGTTGATCCAAACAACAGTGAATGACAGTCAAG cttCAGGTCACGACCTCTTCCACCCCTcctggctgctgtgtgtgtaccAGCGGATGTTCCACAGTGAGAATAAATCCTTaatgagagagggagtgtgtcaTCTGCTCGAGCTGCAGGTCCTGCAGCAGCCAGAGTTTGCGGTGGCCTTTTCTCAG TTTATCGTCGGCCCTTTCATGGATGTTCTGTCTGAAACGTCGCTCTTCTACAG GTCAGTTGGACAGAGTGTGGGAGACTGTCCTGAGCTCGGGGCTAAACTCCAAGTCTTCATGGCCACCTTCTTCAGCAGCCTGCCATCGGAGCACAGAG GTCGTATGCTGCTGCAGATGATCCAGCAGCTGTGCTCTAAGCACTGGTGTGCGGtgcccctcctcttcctctccatggCCCTATCCAAACTCCCCACAGGTCCGTTGCTGGGAGTCGAGGGGCTCACGGCTCTCAG GGAGGTGCTGCGCTCCACCATGATCACACATCAAGTCCTGCTGAGAGGTGCTGCTCAGTGCTTCCTGCTCGAGAGCTCGCTCCGTCTCACAGATGTG AGCACAGTGACCCTAGATGATGTTTTCAGTTTCCTGATGGATTTTCGTGCGGACGAGTCACTGTGTCGGGGCACACAGATCTGGAATAAG ACGTGCTCCTGGCTATTGGACAATGAAGGCAGTTTCAAGACGATGATTCTGGGTGCAGATGCCACAAAGAAGGAAACTGTAAGAAGCTATGTTCAAAGCGAGATCCACAACTATCTTCGAGTACCAGCTAGCACAG GTCACACTGAGAGGTTACCTGACCCGAAAGAGGCTGACAAGTTAGCCAGGGCCATTCTGCTGTGCGTGGACATGGAGGGGAGTCAACCCAGGGTAGAGATCGGTAACACTCTGGAGACATTACTGTCTCCGCTGCTGGACACCCTGAGCAGAGTCAGCACCAATATCTACCTGCCTGTGCGCAAGAGTGACAAGAGCCTGCAGCTCGTGCTCCGACTGTTCCAGCTCGGGAGAACGCCAAGCTGTCAGCATGCTGGAAAGCAGCAGG tcgATAACTTGATGGTGGCCATGGAGACGCTAATTCTCAAACTTGTCGATCCGATCCAGGAATTTATCCTGAGGCGGCTCTTTGGGGAGCTGCAGGAG TTGTTTGACGTGGAGCGGGCAGAGCTGTATCTGTGTGTCTTGAGGCAGCTGGCGGTCATGTACAGTTCATCACCACAGCACCGCAGTAAAATGCAGCAGATCTATTTCCCTAAACTCGTCAAGCACAGCCTCGAGGTCCTGCAAGAGCCGAGCCAGCAG ATTCTCTCTGTGGCAAACCAGGTGGCTCGAGCAGTTGCTATGGCATCCCTGGCTATGGTATGTGGTCTTGTGGAGCAGGAAGTGATCGACATGGGATCAGAAACCATTTCTGGCCTGAAATCACTGAATGACTACTTTTACTGTCCAGTATCATCTCCCTCGCTAGGAAACTTTAATAAACGGCTCCAAAGACCACAGACGGTAGACGGTTCAGG TGACGTAGGAGTGCAGGGTCCTCTGCTGCAGGAGTGGGGATGCATTGCCGCCAATTTCATGCGGGACCAGTGGATTTGTCTGAGCTTCCTAATTAAGGCTGTAGGGATTCCCGAGTCCGTAGAGACTTCCAGAGCACCCGAGGCTCTCAAGGCCGCTCTCGGCTGCAGCGTGGAGGCCCTGGCTCTGCTGCCCAGCGACCTTGTGCTGCCTGTGCTCACCTTTATGGAGACAGTGCTGCCACAA TTGCTACTTATAGAGGAAGCCCTCTGTGTGGAGGCCGTGACTCTGGGCTGGGAGCTGGTGCAGGGGCTGACCACTAACGCCCATGACTTCTGGCTGGCCCTGAAAGGATTCATCTGCATGGCCTTCCACCATGAACTGCTCCAGCTGACAGAATCTCAGGCTCCGACACTTGTTGCCACCCTGAAACAG ATTGCCACCGAGCTGATGGAGCTGTCTCAGTCAAAGAGCGGAGTGTTTGGTGTGCTGCTTCAACACTGCTGTCAGACGTTGCTGCCCACAGACGGAGGTGGCGGGGACACGGCTGACTCCACGTTCACCGGCGTTTTCAGCCACGTCGGCATCCTCACTGAGGCTTGTGTCTACGGACCAGTGTTCAGGAGAGATCAGCG GCTCGTCCTGGATGTCCAAACATACGTGGAGCAACTCGGCGAGGTGTGCGCCGCCAACGTTGCGGTTACAAG CGACAACAGGGACGACCAGTTGCCACGCACATGTGTACTGGCGTTCCTCAGCCGCCTGGATTCATCTAATCCGCAGCATCAAAGACTGATGGAGGAAATAGCTATGGATTTGTTGAAAAAG GATAATGACATATCAAAGTCAAAAGTGCGTTACTATAGCAACTCCCTGCAGCATCGCATCAAAAACAGAGTGTGGcaaacgctgctgctgctgctgcccaaaCTCAGAGAG gAGTTCGTCACCTCGCTGGTGAGCCGTGTGTTTGAAGCTGGCTTCTGCAGTAACCAGGCCTCTGTCAAGTACCTGATCGAGTGGATGATGATTCTGATCCTCGTCCGCTACCCGCAGCACATGGACAGCTTCTGGGCCTGTTTCAGCATG GATcatgaaaagacaaagacaagcagCTGCACCTTCCTGTCAGTCCTGGTACATTTCAGCGTCATCCTGCCTAACCTTCAGGATGAG gCATCGCAGTTGCGTAAGGCGCTGGACGTCATCCTGCAGTGGTGtttcaaccacaacttcagcgTGCGGCTGTATGCCTTACTGGCCCTGAAGAGGGTGTGGAGCCTGGCTGAGGTGCGGGCAGGGGAAGGGGCCGCTGGTTTGGGAGAGCTGTCCACCGTGATCAAGGCCTGTCTGAACCAGGCGGAGGCCATGCAGAGCACAGG AAATGCCAACAAGAACTGGATAAGGATCCAGGAGCACTTTTTCTTCGGTGCCTTTCATCCAATCAGCGACTACAGCTTTGAG ACCATATTCTACACTTTCCCCAGCCTGTCAGAGGTGGCTGATGATGAGTGGATTCCAGCCTGGAAGTTTGAGAGACTGTCGTGTTTCTCCGAGAGTCCGTCTTTTCCTCTGAGGAATCCGTCTCCAGACCTGAGGGATCTCCAGCCCGGAGACTGGATCCAGCAAGACAAAG GTGAGCAGAACAAGGAGGACCGCTGGGCCGAGGTGCAGAAGAAGATCACTCCCTGGAGGTTGGGGATCCAGGAGCAGGAGCCCGAACTCCAGCTGGCTCCACAGCAGAGGGCCGCTCGACTGGGCAAACTGCACGGCGCCCTGCTGGTGGTAGCATCGCTTATTGACAAGCCCACCAATTTAGGAG GTCTGTGCAGGACCTGTGAGATCTTTGGTGCCAGCGCTCTGGTTCTGGACAGCCTCCGCCATGTCAGCGACAAACACTTTCAGTCCCTGAGCGTCTCGTCCGAGCTGTGGCTTCCTCTGTTAGAG GTGAAGCCAATGGAGCTCACTGACTTCCTGCAGCTAAAGAAGAGCGAAGGCTACTGTATTGTTGGAGTGGAGCAGACAGCCAACAGTCAGAGCCTCCAGGACTACAAGTTCCCCGAGAAGACCCTGCTTCTTCTGGG CAATGAGCGAGAAGGTATTCCTGCCAACCTGCTCCAGatgttggatgtgtgtgtggagatcCCCCAGCAGGGGGTCATCCGGTCACTCAACGTGCACGTGAGCGCCGCCCTGCTGATCTGGGAGTACACCcggcagcacctctcctccggTCCGTCCGGGGCCGACTCGAAGCGCAGCTGA